One window of Nicotiana tomentosiformis chromosome 11, ASM39032v3, whole genome shotgun sequence genomic DNA carries:
- the LOC104112025 gene encoding serine carboxypeptidase-like 51: MEMKKSIVVVSLIVPLLFLVPLFNGGIGTAIAARNQDASESWGYVEVRPKAHMFWWYYRSPYRVEDPNKPWPIILWLQGGPGASGVGIGNFQEVGPLDTNLKPRNSTWLRKADLLFVDNPVGTGYSFVEDNKLFVKTDVEAATDLTTLLIEIFNRNQSLQQSPIYIVAESYGGKYAVTLALSALKAIESGKLKLKLGGVALGDSWISPEDFVFSWGPLLKDVSRIDGNGLQKSNSVALKIKQQISAGQYEAATNSWRDLENIISDNSNSVDFYNFMLDSGMDPLSLTASELSQGISMKRYSRYLQSSKFTPGSDVDLDSLMNGAVKKKLKIIPQNVQWGGQSDSVFNAMYGDFMKPRIDEVDELLAKGVNVTVYNGQLDLICATKGTEAWVEKLKWEGLKTFLKMERSPIYCKGDKSTKAFTKSYKNLRFYWILGAGHFVPVDQPCVALDMVASITQSPAVSK, from the exons ATGGAAATGAAAAAGTCCATTGTTGTTGTATCTCTTATTGTTCCTCTCCTGTTTTTGGTTCCACTTTTTAATGGAGGAATTGGAACAGCCATTGCTGCCAGAAATCAAGATGCTTCAGAATCATGGGGTTATGTTGAAGTTAGACCTA aagccCACATGTTCTGGTGGTATTACAGAAGTCCATACAGAGTTGAAGATCCAAATAAGCCATGGCCAATAATACTATGGTTACAGGGTGGACCA GGAGCATCAGGAGTTGGAATTGGTAACTTTCAAGAAGTTGGGCCACTTGACACTAATCTGAAACCTAGGAATTCAACTTGGTTGAGAAAAGCTGATCTTCTCTTTGTA GATAATCCAGTTGGAACAGGATATAGTTTTGTGGAAGACAATAAGCTATTTGTGAAGACAGATGTGGAGGCAGCAACAGATTTGACAACACTATTAATTGAAATTTTTAATAGAAATCAGAGCCTACAACAGAGCCCTATATATATAGTAGCAGAGTCCTATGGAGGAAAATATGCTGTTACTCTTGCACTTTCTGCCCTTAAAGCCATAGAATCTGGCAAATTGAAGCTCAAACTTGGAG GAGTGGCATTGGGTGATAGTTGGATCTCACCTGAAGATTTTGTG TTTTCATGGGGTCCTCTTCTGAAAGATGTGTCAAGAATTGATGGGAATGGCCTACAAAAATCAAACAG TGTAGCACTAAAAATAAAGCAGCAAATTAGTGCTGGCCAATATGAAGCTGCAACAAATTCATGGAGAGATCTGGAAAACATCATAAGCGATAATAGTAATTCCGTG GATTTCTACAATTTCATGTTGGATTCAGGAATGGACCCTTTATCTTTAACAGCTTCTGAATTATCACAAGGAATTTCAATGAAGAGATATTCAAGATATTTGCAATCTTCGAAATTTACTCCTGGTAGTGATGTTGATCTCGACAGCTTAATGAATGGTGCTGtcaaaaagaaattgaaaattaTTCCACAAAATGTTCA ATGGGGAGGACAGTCTGATTCTGTTTTTAATGCcatgtatggtgattttatgaAGCCAAGAATTGATGAG GTTGATGAATTATTGGCCAAAGGAGTGAATGTGACAGTATATAATGGGCAA CTTGATCTCATTTGCGCAACCAAGGGAACAGAAGCATGGGTTGAGAAGCTAAA GTGGGAAGGGCTGAAAACTTTCTTGAAAATGGAAAGAAGTCCAATTTATTGTAAGGGTGACAAAAGTACAAAGGCTTTCACAAAGTCTTACAAGAACCTGCGCTTTTACTGGATTCTTGGAGCTGGCCATTTT GTTCCAGTTGATCAACCTTGTGTGGCATTAGATATGGTTGCCAGCATCACGCAATCACCAGCAGTTTCAAAATGA